The Candidatus Neomarinimicrobiota bacterium nucleotide sequence AGCTATTCATCATCAGCTTACCCGATTGAAAAAGCGCATCGATGTGCGTACCGGTCTGGCGATAAAATTCCTCACCATCCATAAACCAGGCTACATAGTTTGGAGTCCATTCAATGGAATAGGTATGGAAATCAAGATGAGGATTAAAATCCAGGGGATGCTGGCGAAGATGGGAACCATCCACATTAATGACATTTACATCAACATTGTCTGAATACCGTCCCAGAATCTCAAAATCAATTTCAGCCCAGAGCGTGGTCGGTACTGAATCATTGTAGGTAAAAAAACTGTTCAGGATACCCGGTCCTTGAGCAGATTTGATACTGGCCTCGAAACGACCGTATTGAAAGCTTTCTCTAGTGCGTAATTCTGCACCTCGATAGGGCTGACCATGTGCGGAGATAACAATACCAATCATTAGGAGAATCAATTTTATGTATCGAATCATTAAATCCTCTGACTATAAATATCACCCCTGCTAATATGCCATTTGGAGGCTTGATTCTGGCCATATTTTTGACACTTCGTCATTCGACATAGGTCGTCATTGGTACTGGGTGGATAGTTGGTTCTTTTGACAGGCTCAAGGTCCGATTCCTGAGCACGTCGAAGGGCGGTTTATGAGCCTACCGGTGGATTATTTCAACATCAACATCTTGATCGTCTTAGTGTACTCCCCAGCATGAAGTCTAGCCAGATATAGACCAGCCGGCACTGCTCGTCCTGATTTATCCAAACCATTCCAGACAGGTTCGTACCAACCAGCAGCCTGATATCCTGAGCACAACATTTGCACTGCATTTCCCCGAATGTCATAAATGACCAGGGAAACATTTGCAGCTTCAGGTAATCCAAACTTCAGGGTGGTGCTTGGATTAAATGGGTTGGGATAATTCTGTTCCAATTCGAAATAGCCAGGGATCTCTGGTGATCCTCTACCTGTAATAGCCGTAGATGCCTCTATCTCAATCCAATTCAAATTAAATCCGCCAGTATCAAAACTAACATGCATAATTTGCTCACCAGCGCTCAGAAAAACATCCGGAATCTGAAGCTCTTGCCAGAATTGCCAGCCACCTGTCACCGGTATACTTCTTACACCTGTCAAGTCAATTCCATTAAATTCAATATGCAAACTCCCTCCACCGGGGACTGAGGCAATCATTGGAATAACGTTGTATATCCCAGCTTCCGATACATCTATGGTGAATTCAACCCATTCTCCATTTTCGATCCAACCGATGTTATAACCACCACCAACATCGTTGGATGCTTCAATATCAACCCCCTCTGAACTTCTGAATGGTACGCCAAGGTTTACAGCGTCATTGTCGTGATAGGCAACACCCTCGCCACCCAAATCATAAAATTCTGCCTGTACTACTCCTGGAATGGCAAATGGGATTCCCAAATAGGGCGTTCCATTTTCTAGTACAGTTATCATAATGCTGTCAGTTGTTGAGAGATTTTGCTCGTTCGCGACAGTCAATGATACATTAAAGATTCCAATTTCCGTAAATCTGTGTTCAACATCAGCAGCATCAGATGTTTCCCCATCATTGAAATCCCAAAAATATGATATGGACGATCCATACGGATCAAAACTATTACTCCCGGTGAACTCTACTGTTAATGGTAGCTTACCGGAGGTTCTGTTGCTTTGTATCAGGACAACGGGTGCATCAGGATTGGCATTTGAAGTACTGAAAGAATTCATTTCCCTGGGGGCTACAGACATTGAAAAACCATCAGAAAACGTTACCAACCGGTCCTCTGAACCAGCATTATAGGCAATATATGTTATATCATCTGCATCATCCTTGAAAACAGAATAGGTTGGGATATCTGCAAAGATAGTTGTATCAACCTGTCCCATCTTCTTCAAATTGTACAACCAGTGCAGCGTATGAGCCCGAGACTCTCCATCAAACGGTAGGTAAGAATTGTCTGCATAGTAGTAGGACAATGCTAAATCCGGATCCGCCAGGGCCAGGTACTCCCATAACACATCCTGCCACATATTGGGTTGTCCGTTGTTTTCAGCCACAATTTCATCATAATTTTCAAGCACATAATCGGGGTGTCGGCCCAGATATACTGAGCCACTCGTAACAGGAAGAATATTGATACCATGAATCTGCTCAGGCTCCGCACCAAACCAGGTGGAATGGACACCTTTTGCACCCCATACCATTCCCAGGGCTACATGAGCATAATCTGCGGGAAATACTTCATTGTCAACATCAAACCAATATTGCTCGATGGCTGTTGTTTCCGTAGTGTACAGAAAAATACCCAAATCGCGGATATCATGCTGATTGGTTGCCTCACCCCAGAGAATCACAGCCGAGGCAAAATTCATGGACTCAGAACTGGATTCCTGATTGTTCCCGTCGCCAAAGTCACCATGTCCAGCTGCCCAGGAATGACCTGCATAGGAGTCATGGGTTCTTAAGTATGGAAACTGGCCATCCTCCCTATCCCAGTTGTTTGAATCTTTGATTAGCAGATTTACCATTCCTCCCCAGTTCTCCTGGGCGGTCCATGTGCTATCGTATTGGGCAATAGTTGCTGCAGATACGATCGCATAGCTAGCATGGAAGTGATGATCATTAATTTGATTGTCCGCCCCATACCCGGAGGGATATCCCGTCAGGACGTCCCAATTATCGTTATAGGAATATTCCTGCTCACCCCCCACAGTAAACCAATCTTCCAGACGATTTTTCAGCTCCGAGAGGAAGTGATCACGCTCAGTGATGGCTCCAAGTTGATCCGCTATGTGAACCAAATTCGCAAAACGGGCCATGGCTTTCCCATTTTCATAGGACGGACCGATGGGTAAGGTTTCACTGGCCACACTTTGAACAAGAGCCAACAGCTCGGCACGATTGTAATTTCCCTGATCAGGAAGAGCCGGCAAAATTCCAGAGAATGTCAGGTCAGTGGTAAATGAATTGCCTTCAAATAGCTTTTGTAACCCACGGGGAGATTGATAATTGTAGTCTGTCAAGGGGTTCGATGTAGTTAGCCACTGGTGTCGGTAGAGCGCAGTTAGCGTTTCATTTATATTTGCTGCATTACCATCATCCATCAGAGTTGTTTCATAGCTATAGGTGGTGGTCAATTCTGCTGTAGTCTCGTTGTAAATCCAATCGACCGTACTATTCGTTACATAGGCATAGGCATGGCTTCTAAATAATTCAAGCGTCAGAGGATTTGTATCTGGTAAAAGTGCTATGGAAAGATAATCCTGGCCATTAAGGTTCGATTGGAAGGTGCTGGTTCCTAACCAGGACGATCCAGTGGGACCAAATATACCGAAATGTTTACCGTCAATTGTAATTCCAAGCACCTCATTTTGTTGGTACCAGATGCTTGGGTTTTGAGAAGAATTAATGACAGCATCTCCGCCAGTTATTCTAAAGAATGTGTATGGAAGACCGTGACCCAAAGTAGCCTCCATCGATCTTGCACCACTTTCCCACAATGCAGTTACGGTCCAGTCCCCATAGCTATCTACCACTGTTCGAGAAGCAGCTAATCCGCTGACACCAACAGTTAGCTGATGGGAATATGGATATAAATAATCGTTGGCCGCAAATATATAGTTTGGAGTATATCCTATTTGCAGTCCTGTATTTACGGCTCTAAAATTTAAAGGGTGAGCAAAAAGATTGTTGGAATGAGGATCTCCATAAAAGGGATAAATCAGACTACTCCAGAAATCATTTGTCTGGATTTGCTGATCAAATGAATTAGATATTTTCGGAATGGCAGTCGCCCCAGAAGCAGTTTGTGGCCCAATTGCCCCCGGAGGTAGCGCAGTGCTGTAACTTCCAGCTCCAACTTCAACAGCTTGCCCCAGGGATTTGCCTGTCAGGGAAAAAATTAGACATAAGAAGAAGACGGTGAGAGCGCCTGGTTTTTGTACGAAATTATTTCGATATCTGATCATGATTTCCCCTTTACCGATGAACTGTTTTGGGATATTTGCATCAACATTTTTTTAATCCCGACAACCATTAATAGCATGAAGGGCTGGATAAATCCAGCCCTTCATAAAAACGCTCAGACGATATGATCTACTTCAGATAAAGCATCTTGATCGTCTGAGTATATGTTCCAACTTGTAATCTTGTAAGATATAGACCCGTGGATACTGGAATTCCAGCATTATCAAGTCCATTCCACTCAAGCTCATACCAACCAGCAGGTTTGGAACCTGATTGCATAGTTCTGACAACATTTCCACGAATATCATAGATAATCATGGAGACTGCAGATTCTTCCGGGATTCCATATCTGAGGGTTGTACTTGGATTGAATGGATTTGGGAAGTTCTGTTCCAGAACTGATTCCTCAGGCAGCATGGCAAGGTCTTCTACGCTTACAACGGTTGTATAGAAGTACCAGTTATCGAAATAAACGATAGTAGATCCATCACCACCATCAACCTTGAACTGAAATATATCAGATAATCCGAGACCCAGGTCAGTGAAATGACTCAGGGGGATATCAACACTAACCCATTCTTCAGTTGCAACTGGTAGAGCAAAAACCTGCTCGCCCGTTGTACGGCTGATGAGGAAGAAGTTCAATGCTGTGGCATTGGGTGTCCAGAAATCAACGTGAATATATTCATATCCCGTCACATCCTGATCCACACCCTCTGCACCACCAAGATTGGTACCCTGGTAATTCAGATCGACATATTTCAAGGTGTTATCACCAGCAACTTCTTCATTGCTGACAACCGTGGATTGGCCCCAGTCAGGATTGAAATTGGTCTCAGCCAGATCTGTATAGGCACCACTGAAGATAGATAACACCTGATCAGCATTGACATCTGGTATGGGAGCAGCCACTACTGGAACTGCTGGCGGTGGGGTTATATGCCAGCCTAAAGTGGGTGGCGTATAATCATTAGTCGCTGGATCAGCAACAAGCCACTGGGAATCCAGGGAATCGGTTCCGGCTGACATTTCCCAGTTGCCGATGTTTCCAAACATCACTTCATTTTTTCTGATCAATGTATGATCTTGGGTTGCTTCAGCAACACCAGCTACATCCCAGCCATCTCCTGGATCTACATTTTCAACTCCGATGGCATCTATAATCAAACCATCCTTGAGCAGGGCGATACCATCATCGCCATTGTAGTGTACAGGACTTTCATATTCCAGAATCATATTGGCCAGAGCCAGGATATCTGCATT carries:
- a CDS encoding family 16 glycosylhydrolase; the protein is MIGIVISAHGQPYRGAELRTRESFQYGRFEASIKSAQGPGILNSFFTYNDSVPTTLWAEIDFEILGRYSDNVDVNVINVDGSHLRQHPLDFNPHLDFHTYSIEWTPNYVAWFMDGEEFYRQTGTHIDALFQSGKLMMNSWTPIYEDWVGIMDDRILPRFSYYDWVSYAAYTPGTGSVGNDQNFTPVWLDDFDEYDPIRWEKSDGWSWNGNNALLVAENVVFEEGQMILCLTRPGEEGRVDIHPP
- a CDS encoding glycosyl hydrolase; translation: MIRYRNNFVQKPGALTVFFLCLIFSLTGKSLGQAVEVGAGSYSTALPPGAIGPQTASGATAIPKISNSFDQQIQTNDFWSSLIYPFYGDPHSNNLFAHPLNFRAVNTGLQIGYTPNYIFAANDYLYPYSHQLTVGVSGLAASRTVVDSYGDWTVTALWESGARSMEATLGHGLPYTFFRITGGDAVINSSQNPSIWYQQNEVLGITIDGKHFGIFGPTGSSWLGTSTFQSNLNGQDYLSIALLPDTNPLTLELFRSHAYAYVTNSTVDWIYNETTAELTTTYSYETTLMDDGNAANINETLTALYRHQWLTTSNPLTDYNYQSPRGLQKLFEGNSFTTDLTFSGILPALPDQGNYNRAELLALVQSVASETLPIGPSYENGKAMARFANLVHIADQLGAITERDHFLSELKNRLEDWFTVGGEQEYSYNDNWDVLTGYPSGYGADNQINDHHFHASYAIVSAATIAQYDSTWTAQENWGGMVNLLIKDSNNWDREDGQFPYLRTHDSYAGHSWAAGHGDFGDGNNQESSSESMNFASAVILWGEATNQHDIRDLGIFLYTTETTAIEQYWFDVDNEVFPADYAHVALGMVWGAKGVHSTWFGAEPEQIHGINILPVTSGSVYLGRHPDYVLENYDEIVAENNGQPNMWQDVLWEYLALADPDLALSYYYADNSYLPFDGESRAHTLHWLYNLKKMGQVDTTIFADIPTYSVFKDDADDITYIAYNAGSEDRLVTFSDGFSMSVAPREMNSFSTSNANPDAPVVLIQSNRTSGKLPLTVEFTGSNSFDPYGSSISYFWDFNDGETSDAADVEHRFTEIGIFNVSLTVANEQNLSTTDSIMITVLENGTPYLGIPFAIPGVVQAEFYDLGGEGVAYHDNDAVNLGVPFRSSEGVDIEASNDVGGGYNIGWIENGEWVEFTIDVSEAGIYNVIPMIASVPGGGSLHIEFNGIDLTGVRSIPVTGGWQFWQELQIPDVFLSAGEQIMHVSFDTGGFNLNWIEIEASTAITGRGSPEIPGYFELEQNYPNPFNPSTTLKFGLPEAANVSLVIYDIRGNAVQMLCSGYQAAGWYEPVWNGLDKSGRAVPAGLYLARLHAGEYTKTIKMLMLK